Part of the Arcobacter sp. F155 genome, ATATATTGAAGATGTAAGAGCTCCTTATAAAAAAGATTTAAATAGAGTAATTGCAACTACTGAACAAACACTGTTTAGAAGAGGTAACTTCAATGGTTCTTGGGACCAAATTATTTGTGATGCTTTAATGGATGTAAAAGGTGCTGATATCTCTTTATCTCCAGGATTTAGATGGGGAACATCTGTAATTCCAGGACAAGATATTACTTTTGATGATTTAATGACTCAAACAGCAATGACTTATCCAGAAACTTATGCTAGAGATATCTCTGGTAAAGATATTAAGCTTATTTTAGAAGATGTAGCAGATAACTTATTTAACGAAGATCCATTCTACCAACAAGGTGGAGATATGGTTAGAACAGGTGGTATTTCTTATAGAATTAATCCAACTGCAAAAATGGGTGAAAGAATTTCTGACATTACACTTACTAAAAATGGACATAAACTTGAAGCTAACAAGTCTTATAAAGTTGCAGGTTGGTCTACTGTTGGTTCTAAAGCTCCAGGTGAACCAGTATGGGAAACTGTAGAGACTTACTTACAAAATGTTAAGCATATTGCAAACCTTAAAATTGATACTCCAGATATTGTTGGAATCAAAGGAAACCCTGGAATTATTTAATAGTTTCAGAATGATAAAACATAAAGAAATCTTTCTTTATGTTTTTGATTTATAAAGTATTTAAGAAAGTATTTTATAAATCAAAAGAAGGACAAAAGATGATTAAAAAGGCGTTTATAGTTCTATTTGCCTGTTTTATATCTACAAATTTATTTGCAGACTTTCAAGAGGGTAAAAAACTTTTTGAACAAAAATGTGCTCAATGTCATAAAGGGTATATCTCATTTAAAAAACTAAAAGAGAACTTTTATGAGAGAAATAATCAATTATTAAAACTAGAAACTCCAACAGAGAATATGCTTGCTTGGGCAATGATGGATAGTAGTAGAAAAATTGGTGACCCAAATGATGAAGATATGAGGTCAATTGAGATTGAAGAGTATTTAAAAAACTATTTAGAAAAACCAGATAGAAATAATAGTATTTGCGATCAGACTGCTTTAAAGTATTATAAAAAGAAAGAGCCAATAAAAATAACAGATGAAGAAGCTGAACTTTTAGCTCAATATTTTATGGGATACAAAGAAGATAGACTTAAGAATATGCCAAAAGCAAATAAGATTCTAACTTCAAACTATGATGAAAAAGAGATTTTAAAAGAAGCGCAAACAGAAGGAAAACATATTATTGTTTATGCTACTTCTAAAACTTGTTACTTCTGTAAAAAAATGGAAAAAGATGTATTAAATCAGCAAGATGTTAAAGATATCATGGCAGAAGATTATATTTTCTTAAAAGTTAATGTTGATTATGTAAACTTACCTTTTGGTTTAAAAAAGCATTTTAAAGGGATGACTCCTACATTTTTTGTATTAACTTCAGGTGGAGAGTTATTAAATACTTATCCTGGAGCTTGGATTAAAAGTGATTATTTACAAATTTTAAAAGAGAATCTATAATTTATGATTATTGGTAAAGTAATAGGTACTTTTAGTGCTAAAAAGGGTGATAGTGGACTTCCTAGACCAAAGGTTGATAGTTTAAAACTAATAGAGGGGTTTGGAATAGAAGAAGATAAGTTTGCTGGAAAAGACTTAGAAAAAACAGTAATGATAGTAGGGCAATACAGTTACGATATCTCTTCAAAAGAGGGAATTAATATCCAAGCTGGCTCTTTAGGTGAAAATATTTTATTTGATTTTAATCCACATGATTATAGTGTAGGAACTAAGTTTAAAATAGGTGAAGCAGTTATACAAATAACTGAAAACTGTACCATTTGTAATCATTTAGCAGTATTTGGTAAAAAGTTACCAGAAATCGTAAAGGATTGCAGGGGTATTTATTGTACTATTATAAATAATGGAGTTATAAAAAAAGATGACTCTGTAGAGTTAATATAAAGGATATATAATGAAAAGAATTTTTATTTTAATGTTTGCATCAGCACTATTTTTATTTGCAAAATCAGAGTTTAGTGAGCCACATCCTACATTTGATGAGCCAAGAAAAGTAGCTATTCAACTTTATGATTCTGACTTGGAAAAAGTAAATCATAATCTTAGTACGATTTATAACATTTTAAAAGAGTACCCAGCAGAATCACTAAAAGTAGTTGTTATTGCCTATGGAAATGGGGTAAGAGCTTTAAAAACAGATTATGATGCAGCTACTCTTAAAAGAATCAAGTCTTTAGTTGAGTATGATGTAGAGTTTATAGTTTGTAAAAACACTATGGAAACTATGAAGTGGACAGAAGATGATTTTATTGATGATGCAAGTTTTGTTCAAGCAGGAATAGTAGAATTAATAGAGAGACAAGTTGATGGCTATATTGGAGTTATAGCTTACTAATTTCATAAAAGGAGTTTACAATGTTAAAGAAGATTTTTACGACAGGATTTTTATCATTAGCTTTAGCTACAACTGTTTATGCAGCTAATGTTAGTAAAGAGCAGTGTGAATCAAAAGAGGGAAGCTTTATTTACGCAGGAAATGAGTGTATTGAGTATAAAGCCTTTGAATCTGAAGACAATGAAGTTATTACTGTAATTGTTCATGGAACTTGGGATTTAGGAACAAATACTCTTGGTAGATATGCTCCTTTTGCAGAAACTATGAATATGATAACAGATTTAACAACTATTGCAGTTGCTCTTCCTGGGTATTCAGATTCATCAACAAACAACTTAAAACCATTAGCAAGTAAAGAAGTTAAAAATTTAGCAGCTAAAAAAGAGTATGTTGAATTTTTAGGAGAATTAGTTTCTTCTTTAAAACAGAAGTACAATGCGCAAAAAGTTAACTTTATCGGTCATAGTGCAGGGGCAATGATGGGTGCAACTTTAATTGGTACAAAGCCTGATTTAATTCAAAATATTGCTTTAGCTGGTGGAAGATATGATATTCATAAAGTAAGTGATGAAAAAGATTTAATCTCAATGGTTGATGTATTAGATAATATAAATAAAGATACTAAAATCTTATTTATTTATGGAACTGAAGATAAAATTTCAAAACCAGAAGTTACTACAAGTTTTTATGAAATAGCTAAAAATAAAGGCTTAAATGTAAAACTAGTAAAAGTAGAAGGTGCAGCTCATATTGATTTAGATATGACAGATACTGCTACAGAAGCTACTGTAGAGATGTTTGAAGAGGAATAATTACTCCTCTTCATAAAACTCTAGTTCATTGTATGCATCAAATACATTTCTAGAGTTTAACTCTTCATATAAAGCTTTATCTTTAAACTCTTCCATTTTAATATGTTTTGTTACCTCAGCTGAACCAATTTCTTCCTCAACAGCTTCTAAAACTCTTTGTTTTAATAGTGTAAAGTATTGTTTTGTTTCATTTATGGCATTTTTACTTGTATCATGACCGTGCCCAGGAATTAGGTTTTTATAATCCATTTTTTCCATCATTTCAACAGCTTTAAGTTGACCAATAACTGAGCCATTTCTATTAGAAGTAATTCTTCCATTCATAACTAAATCACTAGAAAATAGTGTTTTATTTGAAGGGATATATACAAATAAGTCATCACTAGTATGAGCTTTTTTCCCTACAGGAATAATTTGAACTTCCATATCATCAACTTTAATAGAAGTTGCTTCTTTAATCTCATGTTCTACTCTTACTATTTTTGTATTTTTAATAGCATCTTTAGGAAGCATTTTAAACATTCTTGTTTTAGAGCCTTCCTTATAGTTTTTATTTATACTTGAAGAACCAATTATTTTTGCATCAAACTTCTCTTTATAAAATGAAGCACCTAACCAGTGGTCATCATGTTCATGTGTTAAAAAAACTGTTTTAACTGGAAGTTTTTTTATCTCACTCATTTTTTCATATGCTTGTTTTGCTAATTCATAAGTAGCTCCTGCATCTACTAAAAGGTAGCTTTTGCCAGTACTTACAAAACAGTGATTTGACATAAATCCACCATTGTGTTTTGAAGGTGCTTCAAGCTTTCCTAAAAAACACCATGTATTATCATTGATTTTTTTTGGTTCTAGCTTATAATCAAATGCAAAAACTGATGTACTTAAGCCTAAAGCAACGATACTTGAAATAATCTTTTTCATCTTTATCCTTATTTGTTTTTCTTATATTTCTTCATGAAGTATTTTAGTAAATCTAAGGTATAATTAGCATTAATATTGTAATATAATCAACAAATTTTTAGGAATATTTATGGATAAAAAAAGACAAATGAATTTCAATCTAAATAATTTTTTATTGTCATTATCAAATGCATTTGATGAAGTAGAATCAAGATATTTTAATACAAGTAAAAACCACTCTAAAAGAGTTGCCTATTTAAGTTTAAAGTTTGCCTTAGAGTTTAACTATAAACAAGATGCTTTATTTGATATTTGTGCTTATTCTTTGATGCATAATATAGCTTTATCACAAGCAAAAGAGGATAAAGAAAAGTTTTGTAACTTGGCAAATGAATACGCGATGAAACTTCCTTTTGATTTTAAAGAGCAAAAAGATGTTTTAAAGTATCAGTATGAAAGTTTTGATGGAAGTGGACCTTTTAATCTAAAAGAGTATGATATTCCATTATTCTCACAGTTTATCTACTTTGCAAACCATATAGATACAAAATTTGATTTAAGTAAAAACTCTGTAGAAAATAGAACTAAAATACTAGCTTATATAAAAGATAAAGAGAATATACTTTTTTCAAGTGATTTAGTTGAGTGTTTCGAAGAGTTTGCTCAAACTCAAAGCTTTTGGCTTGATTTACAAAATGAAAATGAGTTACTTACTTTTATTTTTTCTACACTACAAGACAAAACTATAGTTTTAGATTTTGAAGAGCTTTTAGAGATTACTTCTATCTTTACACTATTTACTAATGAAAATCTAAATATCATAGAAAATGCATCTAGAGTTGCTGAATTCTATAACTTTGAACACAAAGATAAACAGACATTTATGATTGCAGCTTCTTTATGTAATATTGGAAAACTTTATATTGACGAAAAAATACTAAATAAGCAAAACTCTTTAGATGATAATGAATATGAAGAAATAAAAGCTTATCCATACTATATAAAAAAAGTCTTATCAAATATTATTGGTTTTAATGATATCTGTTCATACGCTTATAAGGTACAAGAACAAATTGATGCAAATGGATATCCTTTTAGCTTAGAAGCAAAGGATTTAAGTCTAAAAGATAGAAGTCTAGCTTTAGTTAATATATATACTGCATTAACAAGTAATAAACCATATAGAAAAGCTTATACTAGAAAAGAAGCTTTTGATATCTTAGAGCAAATGGCAAAAGAGAATAGGGTAGATGAAACTATTGTCAATGATTTTAAAGAGATTTTTAAATAGTAAATCAAATTAATGATTTACTATTCTGAAGTTGTTGTTAGATTTAACATTTTCCAAGAATACATTCCACCTCTATACCAAGAGATTTTTTCTTCTGGATAACCAATTTTTATAAGGTTTTCAATAGCGAAAGTTGATTGTGGACACCATACTCCATTACAAAATAGAACTAACTCTTTAGCCTGTGTGAAATCATATTTTCCTTTTGATACTTCTTTAACTCCAATCATATCAAGAACATCATAGAAATCATCAGGGTATTTGTCTTTATTAAAGTAAGTAAATGGAATATTTTCAGCAGTTGGTATACTCATTTGTAAGAACCAATCAGGAAGCCTTGCATCAATTAATAGCATATCATCTCTTTCTTGAGACTCTTTTATGAAGTTAATAACTTCTATTTCTCCAATAGTTTGTATTTTGTCTGTTATTTTCATAGGAGTGATTTTTCCAACAGTAGTAACAAACTTCTTAACGCATTTTGAAGATAATCCTTCTTTTGCATAGTCTCCTGACCAAATATTTTTAGGATCAGCTCCATTTATTTGTCTACACTCTTCATCATGTATTCTTTTTATATTGTATGTTTTTTCATCATACTTAACTTCTACACCATCACCTCTTAAGTTTAACTCACTCGCATTTACTGCTAAAGTTAGTAATGAAGTAGCTAGGGCTATTTTTAGTGTGTGTTTTAACATTTTAACTCCTTTTTGTTTATTAGAAAATATTATAATAATTTCATATATTTAAACTTAAAAATATTAAATAATAATTTTCTTAACAAAAGCTAAGTAAATATAACATTACGTGTGGTACAATTTGAAAAAAATATGGAGAATACTATTAAATCTCAATCACAAGCTTATAAATTTGCATTAATAGCAGTATTCCTTTGGTCAACAGTTGCTACAGCTTTTAAATTTGCATTACAATATTTATCACCTGAAGAGTTAGTATTACTCTCTTCTTTAACTTCATTAGCTGCACTGTTTTGTGTGCTAATAATAAATAAGAAACTAAATCAAGTATTACCATATATAAAGAAGAATATAAAATTAGTTTTTATTTTAGGACTTATTAATCCATTTTTATACTATCTAGTTTTATTTAAAGCTTATGATTATTTACCAGCTCAAGAAGCACAAGCTATAAATTATACTTGGGCTTTAATGTTAGCATTTCTTTCTGTTCCATTTTTAAAGCAGAAACTTACATTCAATGATATTGTTGCAGGGATTATCTGCTATTTTGGTGTATTAGTTATATCAACAAAAGGTGAACCTTTTTCTTTAAACTTCTCAAATATAGATGGAGTATTGTTAGCACTATTTAGTACAATTCTATGGTCTTTATATTGGATATTTAATACAAAAGCAAAAGGTGAGTCAACAGTAATGCTATTTTCTAACTTCTTAGTTGCTACACCAGTTATAATAATATACTTCGTTTTAACACAACCTCTTAGTGTTCCTAATTCAAGTGGAGTATTAGCAGCAGTTTATGTAGGATTGTTTGAAATGGGTATTACTTTTCTATTTTGGTTAAAAGCAATGCAAAATGCCCAGAATACTTCAAAGATTGCAAACCTAATTTTTATCTCACCTTTTATGTCCTTAATCTTTATATATTTCATTCTAAATGAAAAGATTTTTATCTCTACTTTAGTAGGTTTAGCATTCATCATTGTTGGACTACTAATTCAGCAAAAAAAAGCCAAAGAGTAGCAATAAAATAGCATTTTAAGAAAATTACAATAAAATGATATATTAGTTATAATAAATGGTCTTTTTTTAAGTCTTAATTTATTTTTACTGTGAAATAATGAATAGTTTTCAAAAGTCATTACTTTTAGTACTACTAAAAAAACATTAGAAATATTGTTTGGATTTAGACTAGAAAAAGATTTAATTTAAGGAAAGGGGATTAGATGAAATTAACTAAGTTAGCTAGTGCTTTTGCACTAAGTGCAGCTGTTTGTACTTCAGTATTTGCAGCAGATACAGTTAAGATCGGTGTTCAAGCACCAATTACAGGGAAGTATGCAAATGAGGGACAAGGTATTGACAACTTTGTTAGACTTATTGTAGATGAAAAGAACAAAGAGGGTGGACTACTTGGTAAAAAGATTGAAGTAGTTACTTGTGATGATGAAGCAAAAGCTCAAAAAGCAGCTGTTTGTGCTAAGAAGTTAGCAAATGCAGGTGTTTTTGCTGTAATTGGTTCTTATACTTCAGGAGCAACAGAAGCTGCTCAAACTACTTATTATAGAAATAAGATTCTTCAAACTTCAGATGGAACTTCAGATTCTTTAATTAAAAGAAAATATTGGACATTCTTTAGAAACTCATTTCCAAACTCAGCTCAAGGTGAGTTTACAGCAGACTATTTTGTAAATCAAAAGAAATATCAAAGAATTGCAGTATTATCTGATTATTCTTCTTATTCTGATGGATTAGCAAACTCTGTAGAGGATTCTATTAAAAAGCTTGGTGGTAATGTAGCATTTAGAGGAAAGATTAAATCTGGTACTCAAAACTTTACAGCTATCTTAACTAAAATCAAAGCATTAAACCCAGATGTAATTTATTACTCAGGTTACTATACTGATGGTGGACTTTTAAGAGTTCAACAACAACAATTAGGAATTAACGCTGACTTTGTTGGTGGTGATTCAAATGATAACCCAGACTTCTTAAAACTTGCAGGAAAAGCTGCAGAAGGTGTTTATTTAGTAAATGTACCAACTCCAGATATTTTACCTTATGAAGCTGCTAAAAAATACTTAACAGCATATGAAGATAGATTTAACATGAAGCCTCCTTCAATTTGGGCTGTAGTTAATGCAGATGGTTTAAGAGCAGTTATGGAAGGTGTTGAAAAAACAAACTCATTTGATACTAAAAAGATTTCTGACTATATTAGAAATGATATGAAAGATTTCCCAGGAATTACTGGACCATTTAACATTAGAGAAGATGGTGAAAGAGTTGGAGCATCTTTAATGGTGTATCAAATTCAAAATGATGGAAGCTACAAAGTATCATTCAACAAATAATAAGAGAGCCTAAATAAATGGATATTTTTCTTCAACAGTTAATCAATGGTTTGACTATAGGAAGTTTATATGCATTAGTTGCTTTAGGTTATACAATGGTTTACGGTGTGATGAAGTTAATCAACTTCGCACACGGTGACCTTGTTGCCTTCTCAGCTTATGTTGGACTTACTATATTTACACAGTTTTTTGGTGCAAGTGCAGTTTCTTTTGTTAATGTAATTATCATTTTCTTATTGACTGCTATTATTGTTGCTTTTGTGGGTGTTCTTCTTGAGCGTCTTGCATATAGACCTTTAAGAACGGCACCAAGACTTAGTGCTGTTGTTTCAGCACTTGGTGCAGCTTTAGTTATTCAAAATGGAATAATGCTTATTTGGGGTCCAAATATGCAAATTTTCCCAGCAGATTTATTACCTAGTACAACTTGGAATGTTTCTGGTGTAATTATTACATTTACACAGCTTTGTATTTTAGTACTTTCAGCTGTATTAATGATAGCTTTATACTTCTTTATTAATAAAACAAAGATTGGTACTGCTATTCGTGCAACTGCAATTGACCAAGATGCAGCAAAACTAATGGGTATTAATGTTAATAGAATTGTTATGATTATTTTCGTAGTTGGTTCTATGCTTGGTGCTATTGGTGGTCTGTTTATTGGTATTTATTATAGATCTTTAACATTTGATATGGGATGGGTTTATGGTCTAAATGCCTTTATTGCAGCTATTATTGGTGGAATTGGTTCAATTCCAGGAGCTATGATTGGTGGATTATTACTTGGATTATTTAATGCTTTAATTGCAGGTTATATCTCAACAGAATGGGCTGAGACATTTACTTTTGTTCTTTTAATTATTATCTTAATTGTTAGACCAACAGGTATTCTTGGTGAAAAAACAGCGGAGAAAGTATAATGAATAAGACTACTTTAATTGCTACTATATTTATATTAGTTATGGCTGTTTTCCCATTTACTGTTGATTCAGCTTGGCTTAGTATTGGTATTACGTTTTTAGTATTTGCTACAGTTGCCTTTTCTCAAGATATTATTCTTGGACGAGCAGGTGTATTTAATATGGGACATGCTATTTTCTTTGGTATTGGAGCATATACAACAGCAATATTAAATGTACATTTTGGTTTAGAAATTATTGCAACTATTCCATTTGCAATTATCTTTCCTGTAATTGTTGCTATTGTACTTGCAGGTCCAATCATTCACCTAAGAGGTGATTATTTACTTGTAGCAACAATTGGATTTAATATCATTTTTGAACAGGTTTTATCAAATGATTTATTTGGTTTAACTGGTGGTCCAAATGGTATTTTTGGAATCGATGTTGTAAGAGTATTTGGATATGAATTATGGTCAGATACTGCAATTTACTATATGGCATTTGGACTTCTTTTAATTACACTGTTAATTATTAGAAACCTTGATAACTCAAGATATGGTAGAGCACTTTATTATATCAATAAAGACGAAATTGCTGCAAAGTCTATGGGTATTAATATTCCATATTATAAACTATTTGCCTTTGCACTAGGTGCTGCTATTGCAGGTGTTGCTGGTTCTATTTTTGCAATTCAGTATTCAGCTGTAAGTCCTGAGTCATTCTCATTTATGCAGTCAGTTATGTTCTTTGCTATTGTACTTGTTGGTGGTTCTGCATCACTTCCAGGTGTAATTATTGGTACATTTGTAATGTTTGTACTACCTGAACTATTTACAGAGTTTAAAGAGTCAAGATATTTAATCTTTGGTGCTGCAATGGTTCTTACTATGGTTCTTAGACCAAATGGTGTATGGCCAGCAACTTTTGGAAATATTCCAAAGTATTTAAAAGAAAAAGCACTAAAAGCAAAATCAAAAGGAGAAACTGAATAATGAAATATGTACTAGAAATAGATAACGTATCTAAGTTTTTCCATGGTCTTGTTGCAATTGATGACTTAACTATTAAAGTAAAACCTGGGCAAATCTATGGGATTATTGGTCCTAATGGAGCAGGGAAAACTACACTTTTTAACTGTGTTACTGGTATTTATACACCAGAGCAAGGAACTATTAAATATAAAGGTGAAGATATCACTGGAATGCAACCTCATAAAATTGCTCAAAGGGGAGTTTTAAGAACATTCCAAAATATTAGGCTATTTAAAGAGATGAGTGTAGCTGAAAATATTATGGCAGGATATCATACAAAGTCAAAACAAAAATGGTATCACGCAATTATCCATACTCCTGCATATAAAAAAGATGAGCAAGAGGCTTGGAAAAAAGTTGAAGAGTTAATGGAGTTTTTTAATTTAACTCATTTAGCTACAAATGCAACTGGTGATTTATCTTATGGTAATCAAAGAAAAGTTGAGATGGCAAGAGCATTAGCTGCAAAGCCTGAACTTCTTATTTTAGATGAGCCAGCAGCAGGTCTTAATGAAAATGAGACAATTGAGTTAACTGAAATCATTAGAAAAATATCTCAAATGGATATTGGTATTATGATGATTGAACATGATATGGAAATGGTTATGAATTTAACTGATTATATCACTGTTATTAACTTTGGAAAAGAGATTTCTCAAGGTGAACCAAGTTTTGTACAAAATGACCCAAGAGTTGTAGAAGCTTATATTGGTTCTGATGATGACGAGGAGGAAGAGCAAGATGGTAAATAATGAGATTTTATTAGATATAAAAGACCTTCACGTTTCATATGGAGCTATTTCTGCAATTAAGGGAATTAATATTCAAGTAAGACGTGGAGAAGTTGTAACAATCTTAGGTGCAAATGGTGCTGGAAAAACTACAACTTTAAGAACAATCTCTGGCTTACTAAAAGCAAAACAAGGTAGTATTATCTTTGATAAAAATGATATTACTAGTACTCCTGCTCATGATATAGTAAGTTTAGGTATGTCTCACTCTCCTGAAGGAAGAAGAGTTTTTGGAACACTTACTGTTGAAGAGAACTTGATGATGGGTGCATATACACTTAAAGACCACGACAAAGAGACATTACAGTGGATTTATGACATCTTACCAAGACTAAAAGAGAGAAGAAAACAGCTTGCTGGTACTCTTTCTGGTGGTGAGCAACAAATGCTTGCAATAGGACGTGCTATTATGTCAAAACCAAAGCTTTTAATTCTTGATGAGCCTTCACTTGGACTTGCACCTATTTTAATTAAAGCAATTTTTAAAGCAGTAAAAGAGATTGCACAAAGTGGTGTAACTGTTTTATTAGTAGAACAAAATGCGAAGGCTGCATTGAAGTTAGCTGATAGAGCTTATGTTTTAGAAGTGGGTCATATTACCCATGAGGGAACATCTGAAGAGTTATTAAACTCAGAGAAAATCCAAGAAGCTTATCTTGGTAAAAAACACTAAATAGTAGTAAGGGAAATCCTACTACTATTTAAAAAATGGTTCAATAATATAACAGCTCATTGACCACTCTTCATCATCTTTTGTTTTATGGATTTCTCCACCTTTAAATGTTGCTTTTAAGTTATCATAGTTAGCTACTACTTTATCAAAGTTTTTGATTATCTCAGGAATTCTTTTATCAAGCTTCTTTCTTGCATCTTTAGTAATATCAGAGTAGAAAGTAAATACTCCATAATCTAAACTAGACTCTTTATAGTTTTCATCCCTTTGAATCATTTTACAGATTCTATCTACTTCATCTAAGTACTCTTTTTTAGTATTTATAACATTATTTTTAACAGAGATAATTACTCTTGAAATTGAGTCATTGTGGTTACTATGAGGAATTCTTTCATCAAGTGTTATACTAAAAGTACCTTCTGTAAGATCTCTTTTAGTCATAAAGTTTGGATATTCATCTCTATCAGGTAGTGAACATCTTAAAATATCTGTAACAGTAGCATTTATAAATATTTCTGGTGTGTGCTCTTCTATTTTTGCTATCTCTTGAGCAATATGAATAGTTACAATTTTATGGGGACCATAAGAAAGACTTAGTCTATCATTTGTCCAAAATAAAAAGTTGTTTTTAGCATTTACAATACCATTTAAAATAGCATCTACTACTTTTTCTTGTTTTGGAAAGTTATTCATAGTAGTTTTCCTCTACTTCTTCAATAATGCCACTTTCATAAAGAATATTTTCTATAAGTCTATTTTTTGATACATTGATTTTCTCTGAAAGAATAACTAATGCATCATCAAGTTTTGAATCAATTTTAATAGTTAGCTGAGTAATCTCTTTTTTGTTTTTAAGACTTTTATCTATTACATTTCTTATAATTTGTCTATCATATTTTTGTTTAGCCAAAAAATAACCCTTTGATTTTTGTTTACTTATATTACTTTGATTTCTTTTAAAACTCCTTGAAGTAATGCTTTTTAGGTTTTATAGAACAGTTTTACACAATACTATAAATAAGTAATTTTAGATACTAAAATAAGTAAAATTTAAGTCTAAATTAAGTTTTTGTGTGTGATAATTTTTGAAAGGTACTACTTTTTGTATTACTTAATAAAATTTATGCTTTTAATTATAAGGATACGGGATGAGAGAAGAAAAAGAGATTATAGAATCAGCAGTTAAACTGGCTGAAAAATGGCAAAGAAGAGCTACTGAGTTAGTTAGTGACTACGATAGAGAGTTCTATAAGAAGATGAACAAGATGTTAGAGCATCCAAAAGACAAAGCTTTACTAATTGAGTTAATGGACCAATGCTTTAGATGTGAATCAAATGATAGAATTGCAAATCAAATCATTTTTTTACTTGAAAAGCATGGTATGGCACACTTTTTTACTACAAAAGATAGAATGCTTTTATGGTTATTCCAAAATATAGGTAAATTTTTACCAAACCTTTCTGTACCAATGTTTGTAGATCAAATTAGAGATGACACAAAAACTGTTGTATTAAAAGGTGAAGCAGAACCATTTAATAAGCATCTTAAAATGAGAAAAGAAGAGGGTACAAGGGTAAATATTAATTTAATTGGTGAAGTAGTTCTAGGGGAAGAAGAAGCTAGTGAAAGAATTGAAAAGTATTTAAAAGCTTTAGAAAACCCAAATATTGACTATATTTCTATTAAAATCTCTACAATTTATTCTCAAATAAGTGCTTTAGATTTTGAACATACAGTTGAAGTATTAGTTGAAAAGCTAAGCAAAATTTATGCTCAAGCTAAAAAATATCCTTATATTGCACCAGATGGTACAAAATCAAATAAATTTATCAACCTTGATATGGAAGAGTATAGAGACTTAGATATTACAGTTGAAGTATTTAAAAGAACTTTAGCAAAAGAAGAGTTCAAAGACTTCTATGCAGGAATTGTACTTCAAGCATATTTACCTGATTCATTTAATGTACAAAAAGATTTATGTGAA contains:
- a CDS encoding branched-chain amino acid ABC transporter permease, whose protein sequence is MDIFLQQLINGLTIGSLYALVALGYTMVYGVMKLINFAHGDLVAFSAYVGLTIFTQFFGASAVSFVNVIIIFLLTAIIVAFVGVLLERLAYRPLRTAPRLSAVVSALGAALVIQNGIMLIWGPNMQIFPADLLPSTTWNVSGVIITFTQLCILVLSAVLMIALYFFINKTKIGTAIRATAIDQDAAKLMGINVNRIVMIIFVVGSMLGAIGGLFIGIYYRSLTFDMGWVYGLNAFIAAIIGGIGSIPGAMIGGLLLGLFNALIAGYISTEWAETFTFVLLIIILIVRPTGILGEKTAEKV
- a CDS encoding DMT family transporter, with protein sequence MENTIKSQSQAYKFALIAVFLWSTVATAFKFALQYLSPEELVLLSSLTSLAALFCVLIINKKLNQVLPYIKKNIKLVFILGLINPFLYYLVLFKAYDYLPAQEAQAINYTWALMLAFLSVPFLKQKLTFNDIVAGIICYFGVLVISTKGEPFSLNFSNIDGVLLALFSTILWSLYWIFNTKAKGESTVMLFSNFLVATPVIIIYFVLTQPLSVPNSSGVLAAVYVGLFEMGITFLFWLKAMQNAQNTSKIANLIFISPFMSLIFIYFILNEKIFISTLVGLAFIIVGLLIQQKKAKE
- a CDS encoding ABC transporter ATP-binding protein, whose translation is MKYVLEIDNVSKFFHGLVAIDDLTIKVKPGQIYGIIGPNGAGKTTLFNCVTGIYTPEQGTIKYKGEDITGMQPHKIAQRGVLRTFQNIRLFKEMSVAENIMAGYHTKSKQKWYHAIIHTPAYKKDEQEAWKKVEELMEFFNLTHLATNATGDLSYGNQRKVEMARALAAKPELLILDEPAAGLNENETIELTEIIRKISQMDIGIMMIEHDMEMVMNLTDYITVINFGKEISQGEPSFVQNDPRVVEAYIGSDDDEEEEQDGK
- a CDS encoding ABC transporter ATP-binding protein, yielding MVNNEILLDIKDLHVSYGAISAIKGINIQVRRGEVVTILGANGAGKTTTLRTISGLLKAKQGSIIFDKNDITSTPAHDIVSLGMSHSPEGRRVFGTLTVEENLMMGAYTLKDHDKETLQWIYDILPRLKERRKQLAGTLSGGEQQMLAIGRAIMSKPKLLILDEPSLGLAPILIKAIFKAVKEIAQSGVTVLLVEQNAKAALKLADRAYVLEVGHITHEGTSEELLNSEKIQEAYLGKKH
- a CDS encoding branched-chain amino acid ABC transporter permease translates to MNKTTLIATIFILVMAVFPFTVDSAWLSIGITFLVFATVAFSQDIILGRAGVFNMGHAIFFGIGAYTTAILNVHFGLEIIATIPFAIIFPVIVAIVLAGPIIHLRGDYLLVATIGFNIIFEQVLSNDLFGLTGGPNGIFGIDVVRVFGYELWSDTAIYYMAFGLLLITLLIIRNLDNSRYGRALYYINKDEIAAKSMGINIPYYKLFAFALGAAIAGVAGSIFAIQYSAVSPESFSFMQSVMFFAIVLVGGSASLPGVIIGTFVMFVLPELFTEFKESRYLIFGAAMVLTMVLRPNGVWPATFGNIPKYLKEKALKAKSKGETE
- a CDS encoding branched-chain amino acid ABC transporter substrate-binding protein; translation: MKLTKLASAFALSAAVCTSVFAADTVKIGVQAPITGKYANEGQGIDNFVRLIVDEKNKEGGLLGKKIEVVTCDDEAKAQKAAVCAKKLANAGVFAVIGSYTSGATEAAQTTYYRNKILQTSDGTSDSLIKRKYWTFFRNSFPNSAQGEFTADYFVNQKKYQRIAVLSDYSSYSDGLANSVEDSIKKLGGNVAFRGKIKSGTQNFTAILTKIKALNPDVIYYSGYYTDGGLLRVQQQQLGINADFVGGDSNDNPDFLKLAGKAAEGVYLVNVPTPDILPYEAAKKYLTAYEDRFNMKPPSIWAVVNADGLRAVMEGVEKTNSFDTKKISDYIRNDMKDFPGITGPFNIREDGERVGASLMVYQIQNDGSYKVSFNK